The Flavobacterium sp. K5-23 genome segment CCTTTGTATTCAGTAAATTTTGTGCTCATTTTATCCTTTTCTTTAATCGAAGTGCGAAAGTAAGGAATTTTCAATAATTAAACACGAAATTCACGAATTGACACGAATTTTGTTTATAGTCATAAAACCGAAACCTCTTTTTCGATTAAGAAAAAACTTCCTTTAAAACGTCAAGGGATTTTGGTTTTCTAAAACCGTCCAAGTGAAGGCTGTAGTAATCAATTAGAATTTTTAAAACGATTTGCCTTTCAATCACGTGAAATATTTTTTGATCGTTATCGAATTTTAATCCTATGAGTTTTTTAAACAAATTCGTTTCGTGCTCCGTTAAGGAATTAATAGCGTGAAGCGGTGTAAAAACACCTTCAGTCATTTCGAAAAAAGGCATATCCATATCGGAAATATCGGGGTAAAAACCGAGGTGTTTTGTGGTTCCCAACATTAAAATTAAGTGGAAATTGGCAATTTCGTCATGATTGTCGAGCCAAAGCAAGGCTGCTTCTAAAAAATCAAAAAGCGACTCGTTTTTTTCTTCTTCATGTATCGAATGATGCAGGATTTCAGAAATGAACATCACAATCGTACTCTTGTAAATATCAGAATGAATAGACTGAAACGGAACGCTTAATTTAATTTCTTTGAAGTTTTCCAATGTTCCTTTATTCTTATGCACCGCCTCAATTTCAAGAATTGAAAGTGGCTGAAAATAAGCGATTTTTTGGTTTGATTTTCTACCGGAAAAAGCGTCCCTGACAAAATAAGATTTCAAACCATGAGATTGGGTAAAACACTTCACTATCAGCCCTTTTTCCTGAAATTTTATTGATGAAATGACTATGGCTTTGGTTTTGACTTGCATTATTATAATTAAAAAAATTAGAAAATTTAAAGATTGAAAAATCTATTCATCTCTAAACTATCTTACAATCATTACTTTTTTCACTTTGGTCTCCACACCGTCTTGCGCCGATATAAAAATCATATAAACCCCTGACGCTACTTTATATTTACCAAAGGCTGTAGTATCCCATTCTATTGTACCTCCTTCTGAAGTAGTTTCATGAACTAGATTCCCTTCGATATCCGTAATTTTAATATTGGCTTTATTTATCAAGCCAGATATTTTAACCGTTCCCTCATATTCAGGACGCACCGGATTAGGATAAACATAAACTTCATTCAAATCATCACTGGCACTCGTTGCGATTCCTTTAAAAGAAATCAACCCTTTAGCAGTTGCTATAAAAACCTCTCCAGTAAGGCTGTTGATATCAATGTCGTTTATAATGTTGCTGGGTAATGGCGAGTTGTTTATCGTAAAATGATATTTCGTTTCTTGCCCGTTTGCCGATACTAAAAACAATCCTGAATCAGCTGTTCCTATCCATTTATTATTAGATCCATCCACTACAATATCCGTAATAAACTGCTCATACAATAATTCTTGGGCTAAGTTGTCATCCAAAATAATAATGGGATTAGTAGTCATCTGACTCTCCGTTTGAAAATTACCAACATTCGGAAGAATTCTCAATCCTTTTGCCGTCCCTATCCAAAGCTGATTCCGATTATCTACAGCAACAGCTCTAACATCTCTTATAGGCAAGTTTCCGGAATCAGGACCAGCGGTGATTTTCTTGAACTTATTAGTGCTTTCATTAAATCCTATCAAACCATCTCTATACGTAGTCATCCATTTTGTGCCAAATTTATCAATTACCATTCGACCAAAACTATTGTCTTCACTCACATCAAGAATAGTACTCATACTGTAACTTTGCCATTGCCCATTGGTACGTAAAACTTTTAAACCGTTTTTTATTCGGCTATTAGTCACCCACAGATTTCCTGATTGATCAAATGCTGTTCCATTTATTCGAATATCGATATAAGAAGGCCCTGCAAAACTTAACGATTCTAATCCGCTATTGGTTTGATTGTATAAAATGGAAGGCACATCATTTACAATTTTTAATAAACCTGAAAAAAAAGAACTCACAAATACCTCATTCTCTTTATTAGGATTCACCGTAATTCGACTCAATGATTTCGCTCCTAAAACCTTCTCGTATGGAATATTTAACCACCCAGAAGCAGTATACTTACTCAGCCCATAGCTGTCTAAATCATAAGGATTATACGAAATGTCATAATCCCCATACGCCGCCCAAAGCGCATCGGAAGTCGTTTGAAGTGCAAAAACATTGTTTTTTAATGGGCCACTAGGTGTACTATTTTTAAAAGCAGAAGATGCTGTTATTGTTGTGGTTAACATACCGTTTTCTTTGGTACCAATGTAAAGTGTCCTTGCAATTCCAGTGGCGCAGCTAAAAGCAGAAACATTTCCTGGAAGTTGGTTTTTACTTATCTGGCGAACTAAAATCATTTGTTTATTATAAACATAAATATCCGCGGCAGTAGTTACAAACAAATACTCTTCTTTTGCTCTCATGTCTACAGACGGCAATGAAAGAGAGACAAAACCAACAAACGAATTCAACCCGTACCTATGTATATATCCAGAAGAGTTTATGGCTATTAACTCCGTGTCGAAAGTTTCAATACTCGACCAACTCCCTATTGCAATTTGTTGCCATTGTTGATAATCATTCAGGTTTTTTCCTTTTATGTCCGCTCTTCTAAT includes the following:
- the recO gene encoding DNA repair protein RecO, with the protein product MQVKTKAIVISSIKFQEKGLIVKCFTQSHGLKSYFVRDAFSGRKSNQKIAYFQPLSILEIEAVHKNKGTLENFKEIKLSVPFQSIHSDIYKSTIVMFISEILHHSIHEEEKNESLFDFLEAALLWLDNHDEIANFHLILMLGTTKHLGFYPDISDMDMPFFEMTEGVFTPLHAINSLTEHETNLFKKLIGLKFDNDQKIFHVIERQIVLKILIDYYSLHLDGFRKPKSLDVLKEVFS
- a CDS encoding T9SS type A sorting domain-containing protein, which produces MKKRFLSFLLLLSLQFIFAQSNLSWKGYFSYNDIKDVSASSTTIYAASENALFSKSTVSGQIKTTNTIDGLSGQTISSLHYSPQYNKTVVGYENGLMIVVNEVDGSMLKVVDIINKQLPANLKKINHFMEFEGIVYVSCDFGIVQFNLATLLFGDTYFIGDGGAEIIVRQTAVYNGFIYAATNFGIRRADIKGKNLNDYQQWQQIAIGSWSSIETFDTELIAINSSGYIHRYGLNSFVGFVSLSLPSVDMRAKEEYLFVTTAADIYVYNKQMILVRQISKNQLPGNVSAFSCATGIARTLYIGTKENGMLTTTITASSAFKNSTPSGPLKNNVFALQTTSDALWAAYGDYDISYNPYDLDSYGLSKYTASGWLNIPYEKVLGAKSLSRITVNPNKENEVFVSSFFSGLLKIVNDVPSILYNQTNSGLESLSFAGPSYIDIRINGTAFDQSGNLWVTNSRIKNGLKVLRTNGQWQSYSMSTILDVSEDNSFGRMVIDKFGTKWMTTYRDGLIGFNESTNKFKKITAGPDSGNLPIRDVRAVAVDNRNQLWIGTAKGLRILPNVGNFQTESQMTTNPIIILDDNLAQELLYEQFITDIVVDGSNNKWIGTADSGLFLVSANGQETKYHFTINNSPLPSNIINDIDINSLTGEVFIATAKGLISFKGIATSASDDLNEVYVYPNPVRPEYEGTVKISGLINKANIKITDIEGNLVHETTSEGGTIEWDTTAFGKYKVASGVYMIFISAQDGVETKVKKVMIVR